Part of the Thermogemmatispora onikobensis genome is shown below.
CACCTTTGTCTTGATCACAATGACGGTCGCGAATCTGCTGGCTCCCAGACGTAGGACAGCAGAAAAGCTGCAGACCTATGAGTCGGGCGAGGTGCCGATCGGTTCGGCCTGGGTCCAGTATCCGCTGGGATTCTACATCTTTGCCTTGCTCTTCGTTGCCTTCGATGTCGATATTGTCTTTATTGTCACCTGGGCTGTCCTTTTCAAAAGCCTGAGTATCTTTGGCTTTTTTGAGATACTCTTCTTTATTATTGTACTTGCGCTCGGTCTGGTCTATGCCTGGCGCAAGGGAGTGATCCGATGGATATAGTACCGCGTGTTTCGCAGATTCCGAGCGCCTCCGACTATAGTGACGAGCTAAACGAGCTTGCGCGCGACCTGGCGCCGCTAGCGCAGATCACCGGTCAG
Proteins encoded:
- a CDS encoding NADH-quinone oxidoreductase subunit A, which gives rise to MSLTTSTGYLYAAILLAAGFTFVLITMTVANLLAPRRRTAEKLQTYESGEVPIGSAWVQYPLGFYIFALLFVAFDVDIVFIVTWAVLFKSLSIFGFFEILFFIIVLALGLVYAWRKGVIRWI